Proteins from one Aquila chrysaetos chrysaetos chromosome 5, bAquChr1.4, whole genome shotgun sequence genomic window:
- the LOC115341198 gene encoding lamin-L(III)-like isoform X2 codes for MDTVFTSTPASGSRSLGRSSAESPLSPMRLSRLQEKEELRELNDRLAAYIERARALETDKSALQQRLAEQEAGSHRELDSLRLCYEAELADARRALDNIAMERAKLQVELGNIGEEHRQLHSRNSKKEADLNLAQARIRDLDAQLNAKEADLARALNENRSLGVGLHELKDQVVTLKLSLEDTKKHLHSEMLRRVDLENHMKTLQEQMTFQKRLHEDELKEAKRVHESRIAEIESGRRREFESKLLDALQGLRKQQEEQIKGYKEELERTFSAKMENAQLSAARNSDFANAAREELMETKLRVDTLTSQVNQYQSQNVALENRIKELQEMLDYDRDLYRRHMAEKEKEIEQAQQQTQAQLEEYEHLLDVKLALDLEISSYRKMLEGEEQRLKLSPSQSSHSTATQATSQGRRFLHAKKRKMKEAKERGHSAGFKTVHHASSSGNVSIEEIDAAGKFVRLKNNSYEDQPLHGWVLRRHLGSVSDVTYKFPSLFTLQAGQVVTIWGAAAGVSPGPSDLVWKSQMSWGTGDSIGVTLITADGEELAERKIMHVPRAEESSEQDDDYEEITGSDIEFPSRQNEDPSCYIM; via the exons ATGGACACGGTTTTCACCTCCACGCCGGCGAGCGGGAGCCGCTCCCTCGGCCGCTCCTCCGCCGAGTCGCCCCTAAGCCCGATGCGGCTGAGCCggctgcaggagaaggaggagctGCGGGAGCTCAACGACCGCCTGGCCGCCTACATCGAGCGGGCGCGGGCGCTGGAGACCGACAAGTCGGCGCTGCAGCAGCGGCTGGCCGAGCAGGAGGCGGGCAGCCACCGGGAGCTGGACAGCCTGCGGCTCTGCTACGAGGCGGAGCTAGCCGACGCCCGCCGGGCGCTGGACAACATCGCCATGGAGCGGGCCAAGCTGCAGGTGGAGCTGGGCAATATCGGCGAGGAGCACCGGCAGCTGCACAGCAG GAATTCAAAAAAGGAAGCTGATTTAAACCTGGCACAGGCTCGTATCAGAGACCTTGATGCTCAGCTGAACGCAAAGGAAGCTGACTTAGCAAGAGCTTTGAATGAGAACCGAAGTCTGGGGGTTGGCCTTCATGAATTAAAGGATCAAGTAGTCACA CTGAAGCTGTCACTGGAAGATACCAAAAAGCATCTCCACAGTGAAATGTTGAGGAGGGTGGACCTGGAAAATCATATGAAAACTTTGCAGGAACAAATGACATTCCAGAAGCGTCTTCACGAAGAT GAGCTCAAGGAGGCAAAAAGAGTCCACGAGAGCAGGATAGCAGAAATAGAATCTGGCCGTCGGAGAGAATTTGAGAGTAAGCTCTTGGATGCTCTGCAGGGGCTCAGAAAACAACAGGAAGAACAAATTAAAGGATATAAAGAGGAGCTGGAACGAACATTCAGTGCAAAA ATGGAGAATGCCCAGCTATCTGCAGCAAGAAATAGTGACTTTGCCAATGCTGCTCGGGAGGAACTGATGGAAACAAAGTTGAGAGTTGATACTTTGACATCTCAAGTTAATCAATATCAAAGCCAG AATGTTGCTTTGGAGAACAGAATAAAGGAGCTACAGGAGATGCTGGATTATGATCGTGATCTCTATCGAAGGCATAtggctgaaaaagagaaagaaatagaacaAGCCCAGCAGCAGACACAAGCACAGTTGGAAGAATATGAGCATCTCTTAGATGTGAAACTGGCTCTAGATCTGGAAATAAGTAGCTACAGAAAgatgctggagggagaggaacaGAG GCTAAAGCTGTCACCCAGTCAATCTTCACACAGCACTGCAACTCAAGCAACAAGTCAAGGGCGACGGTTCCTACATGcgaagaaaaggaaaatgaaagaagctAAAGAGAGAGGCCATAGTGCTGGATTTAAGACTGTTCATCATGCTTCATCTTCTGGAAATGTATCTATTGAAGAAATTGATGCAGCTGGGAAATTTGTCAGGCTTAAAAACAACTCTTATGAG GATCAACCACTACATGGATGGGTGTTAAGACGACATCTTGGAAGTGTGTCAGATGTAACATACAAATTTCCTTCGCTGTTCACTCTTCAGGCAGGCCAAGTAGTTACA ATCTGGGGTGCAGCTGCTGGTGTAAGCCCAGGTCCTAGTGATCTGGTCTGGAAGTCTCAGATGTCTTGGGGAACTGGGGATAGTATTGGTGTTACACTCATCACAGCTGATGGTGAG GAACTTGCAGAGAGGAAGATAATGCATGTACccagagcagaagaaagcagtgagCAAGATGATGATTATGAAGAAATAACTGGGAGCGACATAGAGTTTCCATCTCGG caaaatgagGATCCTAGCTGTTATATCATGTAA
- the LOC115341198 gene encoding lamin-L(III)-like isoform X1 encodes MDTVFTSTPASGSRSLGRSSAESPLSPMRLSRLQEKEELRELNDRLAAYIERARALETDKSALQQRLAEQEAGSHRELDSLRLCYEAELADARRALDNIAMERAKLQVELGNIGEEHRQLHSRNSKKEADLNLAQARIRDLDAQLNAKEADLARALNENRSLGVGLHELKDQVVTLKLSLEDTKKHLHSEMLRRVDLENHMKTLQEQMTFQKRLHEDELKEAKRVHESRIAEIESGRRREFESKLLDALQGLRKQQEEQIKGYKEELERTFSAKMENAQLSAARNSDFANAAREELMETKLRVDTLTSQVNQYQSQNVALENRIKELQEMLDYDRDLYRRHMAEKEKEIEQAQQQTQAQLEEYEHLLDVKLALDLEISSYRKMLEGEEQRLKLSPSQSSHSTATQATSQGRRFLHAKKRKMKEAKERGHSAGFKTVHHASSSGNVSIEEIDAAGKFVRLKNNSYEDQPLHGWVLRRHLGSVSDVTYKFPSLFTLQAGQVVTIWGAAAGVSPGPSDLVWKSQMSWGTGDSIGVTLITADGEELAERKIMHVPRAEESSEQDDDYEEITGSDIEFPSRTKRRRKKKCCLVS; translated from the exons ATGGACACGGTTTTCACCTCCACGCCGGCGAGCGGGAGCCGCTCCCTCGGCCGCTCCTCCGCCGAGTCGCCCCTAAGCCCGATGCGGCTGAGCCggctgcaggagaaggaggagctGCGGGAGCTCAACGACCGCCTGGCCGCCTACATCGAGCGGGCGCGGGCGCTGGAGACCGACAAGTCGGCGCTGCAGCAGCGGCTGGCCGAGCAGGAGGCGGGCAGCCACCGGGAGCTGGACAGCCTGCGGCTCTGCTACGAGGCGGAGCTAGCCGACGCCCGCCGGGCGCTGGACAACATCGCCATGGAGCGGGCCAAGCTGCAGGTGGAGCTGGGCAATATCGGCGAGGAGCACCGGCAGCTGCACAGCAG GAATTCAAAAAAGGAAGCTGATTTAAACCTGGCACAGGCTCGTATCAGAGACCTTGATGCTCAGCTGAACGCAAAGGAAGCTGACTTAGCAAGAGCTTTGAATGAGAACCGAAGTCTGGGGGTTGGCCTTCATGAATTAAAGGATCAAGTAGTCACA CTGAAGCTGTCACTGGAAGATACCAAAAAGCATCTCCACAGTGAAATGTTGAGGAGGGTGGACCTGGAAAATCATATGAAAACTTTGCAGGAACAAATGACATTCCAGAAGCGTCTTCACGAAGAT GAGCTCAAGGAGGCAAAAAGAGTCCACGAGAGCAGGATAGCAGAAATAGAATCTGGCCGTCGGAGAGAATTTGAGAGTAAGCTCTTGGATGCTCTGCAGGGGCTCAGAAAACAACAGGAAGAACAAATTAAAGGATATAAAGAGGAGCTGGAACGAACATTCAGTGCAAAA ATGGAGAATGCCCAGCTATCTGCAGCAAGAAATAGTGACTTTGCCAATGCTGCTCGGGAGGAACTGATGGAAACAAAGTTGAGAGTTGATACTTTGACATCTCAAGTTAATCAATATCAAAGCCAG AATGTTGCTTTGGAGAACAGAATAAAGGAGCTACAGGAGATGCTGGATTATGATCGTGATCTCTATCGAAGGCATAtggctgaaaaagagaaagaaatagaacaAGCCCAGCAGCAGACACAAGCACAGTTGGAAGAATATGAGCATCTCTTAGATGTGAAACTGGCTCTAGATCTGGAAATAAGTAGCTACAGAAAgatgctggagggagaggaacaGAG GCTAAAGCTGTCACCCAGTCAATCTTCACACAGCACTGCAACTCAAGCAACAAGTCAAGGGCGACGGTTCCTACATGcgaagaaaaggaaaatgaaagaagctAAAGAGAGAGGCCATAGTGCTGGATTTAAGACTGTTCATCATGCTTCATCTTCTGGAAATGTATCTATTGAAGAAATTGATGCAGCTGGGAAATTTGTCAGGCTTAAAAACAACTCTTATGAG GATCAACCACTACATGGATGGGTGTTAAGACGACATCTTGGAAGTGTGTCAGATGTAACATACAAATTTCCTTCGCTGTTCACTCTTCAGGCAGGCCAAGTAGTTACA ATCTGGGGTGCAGCTGCTGGTGTAAGCCCAGGTCCTAGTGATCTGGTCTGGAAGTCTCAGATGTCTTGGGGAACTGGGGATAGTATTGGTGTTACACTCATCACAGCTGATGGTGAG GAACTTGCAGAGAGGAAGATAATGCATGTACccagagcagaagaaagcagtgagCAAGATGATGATTATGAAGAAATAACTGGGAGCGACATAGAGTTTCCATCTCGG actaaaagaagaagaaaaaagaaatgttgtttgGTTTCATGA